Part of the Panicum virgatum strain AP13 chromosome 4N, P.virgatum_v5, whole genome shotgun sequence genome is shown below.
AGGAGCTCATCtacatgacatgttcaagagttGCACGCTTCGACGATATCAAGATTTTAGACTTGGATGTAtctttttcttgtttctttttaGTCTAGTGTTTAGTATCAACTCTCCAAATGCAACGTCATTGCATTCACATTGCATTTGAGAGGGGGTGTTAAGGGTATAATAGTCAAGGGTAGTATTGTAATCTCCTAgtgtctagggtttgggtgctctCTTGTATATATACCCCTTTGGGTCTATTGCAATACACACAGTTCAGTTCTCCATCCTCTCCACTTCCGTAACAAATGTCAAATGCTTGTTGAAATACCTTTTCCACTTTGATGATCTAAGGCAAGGGAACCAAAAATTGGTGCACCAGCTTCGTATTGCCAAACCATCTTGAATGATGGTTCCTGCTCCACCAAAAGAAATCAGTGAAGATTCCAAACATTCAGTGTTGAAATGTTATTAATCTACTCATTGGTATTATCATGTTTTGCTGAATCGTGAAGACATCCCATGAACCAACAACATGCTACTGAGAAAAGTGAAAAAGAAACAAGTGTGCTTTTGCCATATAAAGTTACAAGAGTATATCTTAAATCACCTCAAATGATACTGCAGTCACAAGGCCACTCGTAGATGCAACATAGATTATGTTTTGTGCCTGCAAGGAGGCAATAGATGACACAAGATTAATAGTGCCCATCTGCATATATTCCATAAATACGCTTACTGTGAACCAGTACAGTACCATGTCTATAGCAGGAGAACCATAAATGCTTCCACCACAAGAAATTTTGTAAGTGCAGCAATGGTCTTTGTAATTTAATGCATATAAGTAATGGTCATAGGAGCCACACCTGTGAAATATTCAAGGCACTGTTATTAAATAAAAAAGATTTCAGTTGTGGAGAATTAGAGATATCTTCTGTGCACATTTTATGCTACGTGCCTGATAGAAGAGGTTAAACTGGATAGATCATTGATATCCACAGAAATCTAGACATTTATATTGGGCaaataaatacattttcaccaaAAAGAATACATATAGCAGGAAGCACGATGAATACTCATGCATAGTGGATGAAAGTAAAAAGGAAAAGGTTATTGAAGTACCATATTATGTTCCTCATTCTGTCCACAACTGGTTGCATTTTTACCTGAAAAAAGATTCACTAATTTGAAACATGAGATGATAACAGTATCGTTCATTATAAAATGAACATTGTTTAAGGTGCTCTTTTTCAGAATCACATTAAGGTATCATTATATATCTTATGATAATATCAAAATGGTCATCACATAACCTTCACAGCACGTCAACTTTGTTATCAACACACTGAAACTAAACATTTTACAGCAATTGGAGAACTGTAACCTTCTCAACATTCCAATAAGAATATAAATGAATGAAATTCTatggaaaaaaaaggagaaaagttTCCCAGGTCAAAGTACCTCCCCATCAGTTTGATAGGTCCAGGATAGTTTTCCTGTAGACATATCAATGAAATAAATTTTCCCATTATAACATCCAACGACCACCTGTACAAAATATATGCATGAACTAACTGTCACAATGCTTGATAAATTGGACAATATTTCTGGGGGTGAAGTTCGAGAGTTAGGTTACctctgagaaatcaccagttacGGTGGCAGAACACTCAATACGACCTTCCAATTTGATACTCCACCTCACTGAACCGCTGCAAAAGTTGGAGGAAGTTCTACCAAAAGTCAGTGATCACACACGAGATGGATAATTTTCTCACCAAAACAAATTTAAATGAAACAAATGATGAGTAGCATAAGCTAAAAGAAAGAAAGGTATTACAGCAGATGTACACTGGATCCTAATTAAAGGAAACATATATTTCATGTAATAAGCAATTCTCAACTACAACCATCAATGCAGAGAATCAATTGAGAATGAGAACCAATAAAAATGCTCATCACCCCATTGTTCACGACAAGCAAAGGTGAGGCATCAACACACGAATCCAGAGGAACGTCCCAAAGTTTCATGAGGTAACCTCTTTTGTTGTATGACATAGATGTGCAAGTATCTTCAACTTGTAGGAGCCCTTCAGAACCATGCATAAATTTattgcaacaaccaaaagaCCACTTCTTTTGTAAATAAAAGTTTAGGATCCATGGTGATGATGGAGTGCCACTGAAAATTCCATCATTCGAGCATGTATCTGAGCAGAGGTTTTCATCTTTCGCCCGGTGTCTATCACAAGTCATATTTTTATTAAGCTGGCCAACTGTTTTATTTACATTATTCCCCACAAACTGGTCGTGTGTGCCCTCTTCATTTATATTCCCTTTGCCACGAAAGTTATTATCCAAATTTGCAGAAACTGGATCAAAGGAGCCTGATATGCTTGTGGATACTTTCAACCTCTTCTTGTCGTGAAACTCATGAGTAGGAGAAACTACATGACTGCTCTCCACAAATAAAGCATGCAAAAGCTTAGAAGGGGTGGTATAGATATAAAGAAGTCTCATGTCGATCTTCAACTTGTGAGCCACATGTGCAGCAGAAATTGAATTACCGCCCAAGGCAAAGAAGTCATCATACTCGGAAACTTCATCAACGTGTAGGGCATCAGAAAATGCCTATTTTTAGAATATAATTGATATCAATAACTCATGGATAAATAATATACACAAAATAATCATGGAAATTAAATGGAAAAATTAACAGTTTGTTTCTTAGGAGAAAGGGCAAGAATAAAATACAGCAACAGTAGTTGAGGATAAGGACAGACCCTTTTGATAACTTGCATATGAGCATCATCTGGACTGCTTTCTGACTCAATTTCACAAGGTTCCAAGGCACACTCCAAGCTACATAACTTTGCATAGTCAATCTTTCCTGATAAAGTCAAAGGTAATGATTTCACGGGGATAAAGAGCCTTGGAACCATAGCTAGTGGAAGCTTTGTGATGAGCCAACTTCGAACTGGTGCCATGATATCTTGAGAAGAATTTAATCGACTACAATGCTGAGTATATTTCAAAAATTCATTGTTACTCTTCAGTACCAGGTATGCCTTAAAATCCAGAGATCCATTACCTTGAAAAGTAACAGCGGCGTCATTGACATCAGGATGTTCTCTTAAGATGGATTCTACCTCCTCCAGTGAGAAACGCTGCCCATAAGTCTTAAAAGTACGGTCCTTTCTCCCAAGGAAAATAAGTTGACCAGTCTTTAGGCGTCGAGCAAAGTCACCTGTTTTGTAGTGTGCTAAAATTTCATCATTGCCAGGGCAGATACTTGTCATGGGATCAGCTAAATATCCAGAAAACAAGCATGCTCCACTGACAGATATTTCACCTTCATCTGCTAGTCCATCTTCGGTGACAAGAGAAACCTCACAATTTGAGATAGGAAATCCAATCGGTACACTGCTTAGTTCTTCTCGCTCCAAAATAGTAGGCAAATCTTTGCAATCAAAGAATGTACAATCACCAGAAACCTGAAACATAAGTGCATCTGCAAACTCTTAAGATTGTTCTTGTAGTATGACATTATAATACTGTGAATATGTAGTCAAACGGAACCACTAAAATACATTTAATGAAAACTAGATACTAGTGTTTTTAATGAAAATATTTATATGTCCTCTTATTAGAATATTAGTGGAAAATAGAagtatagaacaaaaattatgGTTAATAAATGCATTAAAACCAAACAAGTAACCAAAGCACTCCTGGTCACAAGCCTAACATTGTAAGAGGATACTGCAAAAAACTTTTTTTGTTAACAGTGACGTTAAGAAAATCTAGCCACAACCACATGCCAGCCAAGAAAAAAACATCAAACTCATCTGAAACAATAGAAATATCATCACCTCCGTTGTTCCGTACAGATTTATGATAGTAGTCTCTGGCAGAACTTCATAGACCCTCTTCCACAATAAGATGGACAGAAGTTCCCCGCTAAATATTAGGATCTTAAGCGGGTTACAACCACCAGAAAGTATTTTCGCCAGATCAGGTAGTATTATCTCCATAAGTGATGGAACCGACGTCATCCTTGATATCCGGTAAACCTACGATGACCAAGTAAGATGGAGGAGAATACCAATCCGATGCAATAATGAATAAAAGGACTAGTAGGCACTGTACTCCCTCCAGTCACAAATAAATGACATTTCCAGACATCTATAAGGTCTACAAACCACAACTTTGACTATACTTTTTTTCTAATATATGTATAATAATATAGAAAAGCACTTTTATGAAACTATTTTTGAGACAAATCTAGACGTATCATTCCCAAACATCCAGACTCAATACATGAAAACTAACTTGTAGTCAAAATTTAGAATAGCTATATGCCTATATAGCAAAGTTCCTGTGGAAGACTCTCCCTCTGTACGTGTCAAAGACAAGCAGGTATGCTAAACATTACGTGAAACATTTTGTAATAAACTAAATTGGCACGGAAAGCAGTATATGTTTTTGTATTCCCTGCTATTTCCACCTAAATAAGCATCTTGGTGTTTCATTAGGGCAAAGATCCATGCAACCTTAATCAAGTTGGCCAAGGATGCTGGATTAGCTCTCCACTCTCTGGGAGGAGGAATGACAAGTGTTGTGCAAGTCAACACCGCAGAAAGGAACTCCTGTAGATGGTCAACAAAGCTGATAGATGCCTTAAACAACAACACATCATCTGAACACAAAGGATTCCTTCTTTGCATCCACAAAAAGCGATTGAGAAGACCTATGACATGGTAGCAAAAGAAACAAGTTGTCCATAAGGTGGCTGCTCACAGTGAGCCTAGAAATACAATCTGAAATGGCAAAAGATTATGCCATGGCAAACAAATAATCCCTATACTATGATACATACTGCTTCACCACTTGGTCACAAATATTCTAAATTTCTGATGCTAATAAAATTTCAGGTGTGCATTTGTGTAACTAGCCCAATTAGACAATTTGGCAACTAGAATTAACTGAACAAGACATCACATACCATAAGACAGTCATAACTGTGAACAAATAGTAGGCCAATTTTTCCAAGGGTTAACATTTAACGATTAGGAACAAGGTTGGGACCTATTCATTCGAAATGTCAAAGTCAGAACAGCAAGAAAGAAAAGGGTATAAGGTTTATCTGCACAAGATTATGCACTCAACAGAGCTGAACAAGGGCACAGCGTACCTTTCTCGGTGCCACAAACGCCCTTGGGTTTCCCAGTGGAGCCAGAGGTGAACATCGCGTAGCAGAACTTCCGGGGCCTCTCGTGCTCGCACGGCCAGGCAAGGTACTCTCCACCATTTTCGTCCCAAGACCATTGCCGGATGTCAGTGCCCAAGTGCAGAACAGGGCAAGTGCAGCTCTCAAACACAGAACGGGCTCCTCGCGACCCAACCGACGATACCAGGAGCGCCGCGTTGGACTCGGAGATGGCCGACGAGACCCTCTCCTCCGGCCACGCCGGGTCCAGCGGCAGGAACGCCTCACCGCACCTGAGcacggcgaggacggtggcgacgTACTCCACCGACGGCAAGGCGTGCACCCCGACGACCCTTGGCACCGCGGCGCCGCCTCGAGACCCTAGGGTTCGTTCCGGATTCGTCGGCATCAGACATGAAATTACAGCAAGGGGGACGAATAAGCAGCATAAACGACCGAGCGGGCACCACGGTCGACGCACCTGAGCGCTCGCGGGGGTCGGTGGAAGGGCcgccgagcgcggcggcgatgcggcGGGACagcgaggcgacggcggcgaggaggtcccCGCGGGTGAAGCGGCGCTCCTTGCCGTCGCCACCGGAGGCCGCCGCGTGGATGACGGCGAGGCGGCCGGGGtcgcggcgagcggcacggtcGAACGCGTGAGAGATGCAgcacagctccgccgcctccgccattcAAAGGCTGAAGGATTGGAGCCGGCGTCGAGAGGGAGGAGAGCTGAAGCGATTCGAAAAGCCGCAACTGCCTGAACGAACGGAGCAAGTACGCCTTCGAGTTTGGTTCGCGTAGCGCTGGGTCCGGGACCTTACGTGCAAAATACGCCTTCTACACGAGTTGACGTACTAACGCCGAACAAGCTTTGGCTCCTCAAGACCTCTACTACTCTCTGACGCCAGACCACAAGATCCTAATGGACAAGTGACACCCATAGTCCCATCCATATCTTCTTGCTTGTAGCATTTGCACCACAGCTCTTGACAACTGAATTAGGTAGAGCAATCAGTCAATACAATCAATGAGATATCAGCGTCAAGAGAGAAATTTTGGCAACTCTGACCTGACTTAAAACATAGGAAATGACATACATGTATTCCATGGTTGGTTACAGATGTAGTATATGTTGGGGCAACAAGAATCATGTACCCAGAAGGTTAGACAAGAGAACTCATTTTACAGGTTCTGTCAGAGTGCAAGCTCCCATACACACTTCCACAGATTAGTAAAAGAGTCACTACGATGGCCTTCTACTCCTAACTCCTAAATTCACATTGCTTTGTCCAGCCATCTCGGCGGTCTCAGTGCCGGCTTTATCCCAAGCTTCGTCAGGAATATGGTATACAATACATGcaggaggaagacgaagaatCCACAATTAAGTAGAAGCTGCAATAGAAAAGCAAAAGTGAAAATTGGAAACAGCTTGTTTAACAAGTGCAGCTTATCAGGTCAGGAATTACCAGTGTCCCAAATAATACATATATTGCATCCATGGAAGGAATTGTGTTCACACCAGCTGCCGCCAGGATATATGTCAAGGAAGCATGGATATTAACCGTTATCTGAAATTGAGTACAGGTTACTGAACAAACCAATTATTTTTGCTGTATCTACTCTCAATGCTGAATAGGGAGTAGTTACAGGTAAGTATATGTACCAATGCCAGAATATTTTCTCTTATTAGAAATGATGACACTAGCACATAACCACAAGCTCCCAGGGCACGGACCTATAAGACAAGTTGTAACATTAGACTCTGTTTGTTACATGCTCTAAAATAATAGGGTTATTTTGAtccgtgccattacaattcttcaaGTTTGGAGATCTGCCATTACTATTCATGTATTTGGACTCACGCCATTACAATTCTCCTTCTACTGAAGATATGCCACTGTGTACAAATCCGATACACTCGGGCCCACGTGCAGCGTATGTATAGAAGCGTTCTCTCCGTATTTACAAAATTGCCACCCCGTCTCTCTCGCTTACAGCATGGGCCCATACGTcagattcttcttcttcctcctcccttccttgtCTGTGCACCGCGGCGTGGAGAAGCTCgtacgccgccgctcctcctcccatctccctcctcctcctctggtccTCGGTcaccgctgctcctcctccgtaTCTCCATCCTCCTCCAGTCCTCGGcccccgccgctcctcctccgcatCTCCCTGCTCCGGTCGCTGCCAGCACCTCCTCCGGTCGCCGTCAGCTTCGGCACCTCCTCCGGTCGCCAGGAGCTCGCTGGAGCGGCTAGCGCTCGGCCGACTCAGCCTCCGCGCCGTCCCGCTCCTTGTGGCcgggctcgccggcctccgctcGCCGCTCCTGGCCGAGGCGGCCACGGCGCCCATGGACGAAGCGGAGGCGCAGCGCGCGGCGAGCCGGAGCCTGGCGCAGCAGCCTGCGCGAGCCCCGGCGTGGCTGTGGACGGAGCCCGCACCTCCCCTTGCACCCCACCCCTCCCTTCCGCCGCCATGGGCCACaacgcgccgccgtcgacgagctCGCCAAAGCTGCGATGGAAGCGCACGGCAGCGTCGCCCACGGAGCCCCCGACACCGCACTGCTTCTGCTCCATGGACGACGTCTCCACCTCCGCGCCTCCTCGCTGGCCGATTCTCCtctccggcggcgagcaggaggccCCCCGTGGCGACCGTGAAGGCGGAGGCCCGCGCGGAGGGGAGATCCACGTGCAGCTGCGAGATCCAGGCGGCGGAGCTGATGTGCCCGGCGAGTGCAGCGGGTaggaggtcggcggcggaggtcggcaGCGGATCTCGGCGGATCCCGGGCCGCGCCTCAGTCCTCTCCGGCGGCGAGCGGATCCGCCACGCTTCCCTCCTTTCTGGCGGCAGAAggggcgagctgcggcggcggagctcagcGGCGAAGCTCGGCGGATCCCAACCTCTCGGTGCACAGACAAggacgggaggaggaagaagaagaatctgACGTAGGGGCCCATGCTGTAAGCGAGAGAGATGGTGGTGGCATTTTTGTAAATACGGAGACAACGCTTCTATATATACGCTGCACGTGGGCCCGAGTGTATTGGATGTGTACACAGTGGCATATCTTCAGTAGAAGGAGAATTGTAATGGCGTGAGTCCAAATACATGAATAGTAATGGCAGATCTCCAAACttgaagaattgtaatggcacggaTCAAAATAACCCAAAATAATAACATAGATCAATGCAACTTCAGAGATCACTAGACTAAATTTCCTAAGAAATTCAGACTTCAATCTTATGAGACTGGTAAGGAAAAGTCACTGGCAATATCAGTTTTTACTTCTTACCCTTTAAAAAAGTAGCAGTTTATTTCTACTTAATCTCAGCAATTTTGACCAATGGATTACCCCCCTTCTACTTTACTGGCACATGAATTTTTGTACCAGCATCTATAAACAGTTCCCACCAGGTCACCATGCCTCTTACACAATGTTGAAGTTTCACTCATTCATGTTCTCATCCAGACAAAAGCTACAAGGCTGGCTCTGGTTTAAAGAGTAAAATCCACGTGGTTCTTAAACTTCTCCCAAAGTATCATTCGAATTCCCAAAGTAATGTGTTGGTAACATTTAGACCTCGTGTGGCATAAAAAACAAGTTTTAGAGTCCTTGAACACATCCTGGGACAAGTTTAAAGACCGTCTGTGCAATTTACTCGTTGTTTTAAAAGCCTTGGTATCTTTATGAAAAGAACTAGCACCAGGATTAATAAGATTTGCAACTATAACAATGCATTAAGGTAGACTATTTGATTTAGTTATATGTAGAATTGTAAGTTTATGCCTGAATAACTCTATAGAAAAACTTCGTAATGAGGCTACAGGTTCAGACCCAAAGCTCATGATGTTTACGAAGATGTCATGTATAATCTGTATGGGTCAGCAAGATAGCTAAAATAAAGATAGGAGAATTTACAATGGAGCAGAGGATGATGGAAACAATCCAATTGGTCTCCAATCTGATGACAGAAAAGGAAAGAACGTTATCACTTGCATGCATGCACCAGTGCACAATCTATAAGTAGATATAGCTGGTGAAAGAAGCCAATGATGAAAGCAGAAGATTCAATATTTAACCATTATACTTCTCACCTCCAAACGGTACCCATGATGAGACCAACCACTCCATGCATAAGCTGCACAAAAGTGCAAGGAATGTGTGAGAGGTATAAAAGTGCAATTCCACCTGAATGCAGAATCATTGTATTCTTTAAATCTCACACATATAAGTAGTTAAAATGTAATATATATTTAGGAGAAAATTGATAAAGTCATCTCCAAAATCATAACTAGAATAATACAAGAGATACTTCCGTTAGATGATAGACAAACCCAACTGTTGCTGCTTGAAAGGTGTTAATCTAGGAGATCTTTTATGGCAAACAATGTTTACTTTTTGTAACAAGTGTTGTCTAACTGGTCTCCTTGAAGGGAATGCATATTATTCATTTTCATGCTGGCTTTGCCAATAAAGCACCCAAGTCAACAGCAGCCCTGATGGTTGACTTTAAGGTAATATGACAACAGTTAGTTTTAGATGTTTTAACCACACAGTTGCCACTGCACCTACTAACTCATAAGGAAGAATTTCACGTACCAGATAAGTAGATGCTTTTACAGGGCCAGATAATGTGAATAGCAGTAAAACAGTAGCCACCTGGTGATGCATTTCAAGAAACAGCTATATAAATTTGGCAAAAGAATAGATTAAGTGAACAATATAATTGGACTTACCACAGTtttcctgccggcttctggtccCCATCTTAAGGAGGAGATGACTATCGGCAATGGAAAAAAGCAACTGAAATAGTTCTGCATCAGCAAAGAAAAAAACATTAAATTTTACTCTTTGAAGAGGCAAGTACCAGCATTCCcagaaataaatcaacaaaataGACAGACAATGGGCAGAAGGAAGGAAGCAGACCTCAATGGCGAGGGAATTGCTGAGGAAGTAGGCGAGTCCAGCGACGGCCGCGAACATGGCGCACTCCACGAGCTGCCGCGTCCTGTCGAGCGCCTCCCCCAGGTCCTCCCCGCCATCATCGCCCGCGTGCCCCCACTGCTGTGGTTCTTCACGCACCGCGCGGCCGCTCACCGCAGCCCGCCGCAGAGGGTCTCGGGCGCGAGCCCGGGAGACGGAGAAGGCGACGGTGCTCCTGAGGCCCCGCGAAGAGGCGATGGACAactggcggcgagcggcgggctgCGGCCGTGGTAGGGGAAGCTGGGGGCAGCGGTGGAGTAAGGGAAGGCAAGGGGCGGGCATACCTGGTGGGGTGAGCCCgggtgctcgtcgccggcaaagggcCCGGCGAAGACGTGGCGAAGGGCGCCGCTGCTCGCACAGTACTAGCCGGGCAGGGAAGGACGCGGAAGTGAGAAGAGAGGAAAGAGAGGTGAGGAGGGGTATGGGTGAAGGGCCCACCAGGCAGCGAGCCTGGATGAcgctgcaagcctgcaataTGCAAATTATTCAGGCCAAATTTGGTTAACCACTTCCTACGGAATCTGAATTTGGCCAATTTTGCAAATTACCCTTCGCGCACAACGCATCAATAACAGAACAGACAGCAGCGAAACAAATTCATAATACAATGGAAGAATTGTGTGTTAGATTATTTATTATCTTCAAGTTTAGATAAACAGATAGAATGAAGATGATTGCAAAGCATATTCATCCAGAACAGACACAGTTGTTCAGATGCTCTTCAAACAAAGGAACATAGAGTGATTGAtcaacaaccaaagcatgacAAAATGCTCTTATTTATTCAT
Proteins encoded:
- the LOC120671055 gene encoding uncharacterized protein LOC120671055 isoform X2, whose product is MPAPCLPLLHRCPQLPLPRPQPAARRQLSIASSRGLRSTVAFSVSRARARDPLRRAAVSGRAVREEPQQWGHAGDDGGEDLGEALDRTRQLVECAMFAAVAGLAYFLSNSLAIENYFSCFFPLPIVISSLRWGPEAGRKTVVATVLLLFTLSGPVKASTYLLMHGVVGLIMGTVWRLETNWIVSIILCSIITVNIHASLTYILAAAGVNTIPSMDAIYVLFGTLLLLNCGFFVFLLHVLYTIFLTKLGIKPALRPPRWLDKAM
- the LOC120671055 gene encoding uncharacterized protein LOC120671055 isoform X1, producing MPAPCLPLLHRCPQLPLPRPQPAARRQLSIASSRGLRSTVAFSVSRARARDPLRRAAVSGRAVREEPQQWGHAGDDGGEDLGEALDRTRQLVECAMFAAVAGLAYFLSNSLAIENYFSCFFPLPIVISSLRWGPEAGRKTVVATVLLLFTLSGPVKASTYLLMHGVVGLIMGTVWRLETNWIVSIILCSIVRALGACGYVLVSSFLIRENILALITVNIHASLTYILAAAGVNTIPSMDAIYVLFGTLLLLNCGFFVFLLHVLYTIFLTKLGIKPALRPPRWLDKAM